In the genome of Mycolicibacterium aromaticivorans JS19b1 = JCM 16368, one region contains:
- a CDS encoding VOC family protein translates to MLVKALGYVGVESPDAKEWLAFGPEVLGMEAVEASSGSVLLRIDDADHRLAVHHGERNRMLYAGWDVGSEDALEAAGELLHKRGIGFEVGTEEDCAARGVLGFLTLSDPSGLRHELFYGQKVVPGSFRPGRAMSGFVTGAQGLGHVVLATPDLAQADRFLRGVLGFKKSDEIYTFMDLWFYHCNPRHHSIALTPMPGVRGLHHVMVEVQSFDDVGMAYDLCMSRNIPLSMTLGRHVNDRMVSFYVRTPSGFDLEYGWDAVTVDEETWTVAQYDRPSVWGHQMVAQTPPGALEAATT, encoded by the coding sequence ATGTTGGTGAAAGCGTTGGGTTATGTGGGTGTGGAGTCTCCGGATGCGAAGGAGTGGTTGGCGTTCGGTCCGGAGGTTTTGGGGATGGAGGCGGTTGAGGCGTCCAGTGGATCGGTCCTGTTGCGGATCGACGACGCCGATCATCGTTTGGCTGTGCATCACGGAGAGCGCAACCGGATGCTGTATGCGGGCTGGGATGTGGGCAGCGAGGATGCGCTTGAGGCTGCCGGGGAGTTGCTGCACAAGCGGGGCATTGGGTTTGAGGTGGGAACCGAGGAGGACTGCGCAGCCCGCGGGGTGTTGGGCTTTTTGACGCTGTCGGATCCTTCGGGGTTGCGTCATGAGTTGTTTTACGGTCAGAAGGTGGTGCCGGGTTCCTTCCGGCCCGGTCGTGCGATGTCGGGGTTCGTCACCGGTGCGCAGGGGTTGGGTCATGTGGTGCTGGCGACGCCGGACCTTGCGCAGGCCGACCGGTTTTTGCGGGGGGTGTTGGGGTTTAAGAAGAGCGATGAGATTTACACCTTCATGGATCTGTGGTTCTACCACTGCAACCCGCGCCATCACAGCATCGCGTTGACTCCGATGCCGGGTGTGCGGGGACTGCACCACGTGATGGTGGAGGTGCAAAGTTTTGATGACGTGGGCATGGCTTATGACCTGTGCATGTCGCGCAACATTCCGCTGAGCATGACGTTGGGGCGCCATGTCAACGATCGGATGGTGTCGTTTTACGTGCGCACACCGAGCGGGTTTGACCTCGAGTACGGCTGGGATGCGGTCACCGTCGACGAGGAAACCTGGACAGTCGCTCAGTACGACCGACCCAGTGTGTGGGGCCAC